The genomic segment TAATTACCTCAGCAAGTACGGAATACGTAGTCCAGAGCAGGTTCTCTCTGGCAGTGAGGAAGACTTGCACCTTCAGACTGTCAATCTGTTCTTTGAGCAGTTAAAAAGTGTCACAGAAAACGAACAGCAATTGGAACAAAGCCACGTTTTCAATTGGGGAAGTGAGGAGACAGGCCATCTGGAGGGTTTGATTGATAAGCAGGATATTCTGTCTGTAGATACTGGTCCATCTGGCAGAAATGAGGCCAGTCTTATAGGTAAAATTGCTAAGCAGGGTGTGGTTAATACCTGGGGTGATATAGCCTCAGAAAAAGCTAGAAAGCCTGAATCCGCTAATGCACAAGAAGATGCATCAAAGTCTAACACTGAGCTACTTATTGGAGGGAAGGCATTGTCAACTCCCCTAATTACAGTAAGAATGAAAGATAAGCACCAGGGAAGATGTGGTGATATCAGCAAAGACTTGAAACCTGAAACAAAGCCACCTGACAAAGAGAAAATGGTAACGGTTAATAGGAAAGATATGGCAGACCCAATTCCAGCAAGACAAAATATTGCTCAACTGGATACCAGAAACAGTTTTGACTCAAAAGATTCTGCAGTCAGTCAGATCCCAGTGTCACCTTCCAATCTCAGGAGAAAGAGGAGGAAAAAGAAGAGAATTGGTATCGAACCAGTAGAACCAGGATGTGAGGCTCAGATCCACATCCATCAAAGTGAATCAGAGGAAGAGAGATTCATTCAGAGGGAAGAGATGAATAACCTTCCTTCAAATGTCTGGAAGACAGAGCACATATCACTTCAAAGAagtaaaacaacacaaaatacTGATCTTTTACAGCCTAGAAACATGTTTGACTTTGAGGCTTCCGCTGATTTGAAGTCTTCAAAAAGCTTGCCAGTATCTTTTACCAGTAATTTCGGCACCATACCTTTAAAGCCTGAAGCTGTACACACAAGCTTTAATACTATGTCCAAAAGCATGCATGACATGTCTCTTGTAAACAAAGGACAATTGAAAACAGAGATTCCCCCATTACCCAGGATAGATAAAGTTCTGAATTTACAAGAAAGTGGATTAAATATGGTTAAATTTGATCCTGCTTTACACTTAGAGACTTGGACCGGTATTAGAGAGACCTTATCAGCACCTCTAAATGATAATTCTGATGCAGGATATCAGAGGAAATCCTTATTATCTCCTAACATTTCCATTGCTGCTGATTCAACAGAACCTCCTTCCTCCATAGTCTCTTTTAAATTGACTAAAGACAAAGATATATCCTGTTTAGGAAATGAGACTGACTGTTcagtatttaaaaatgaacaaaccaTGACAAGCAAAAGGAATTTCGTAGAAATTTCAGACTCCAAAGAAAGCAGCTTGTCTTTAACTGAGAAAATGGATGGAGTAGAAACTTGCTTGGATGGTCCAGAAACATTTACTTGTTCACAGGATGCccctcaaaaacaaaaattatgtaTTCAAATGAACATTTCAGAATATCAAAGCAATTCGACCCCTCAAATcattgaaataaacatgaatatacCTATAAACGAGACAGATGCAAAGACGGAGAGACCTATGTCTGATAATATTTATCATAGAACAGATGAAAGTCATATCCAAAGCAGAAATGAGACTAGTGAAGCATTAATTGTGAATGCCTCACCCATAAAGCCAGGGAATTCATATGAATCAGACGATAAGAGAGACATCAGTGCTAATGAGGTTGCTGTTTCAGCCAGTGGTGAACAACTATTTTGTGGCAAGTCCACCAGATCTAGTGAACACATAAGTGGTCCTACACAAGATGTTTCAGAGTTGCCTCATAATACACTTGCTGAAATGAAGTACACTTCCTCAGCTGAGTCGAAAAGTGGAGCCAAAGATCTGGAGAGTGTTTCTCTTGATGCTGCAGATCATCTTCCATGCCCTGTGTATGCCATCTCATCCTTCTGGAATGAAATGGAGAAGCTAACCATCAATGACATATTGCGTATACGGCAAATTGGTAACACCCAGCAAACCAGCGTTTTGACCCAGCTGGAGGATGGTAGCATTGCGGACACTACAGATGCTGGAGACTCTGGTTACTTTACACAACCTGACGACTCCAAGCCGGACCGCTTAAGTGGAGATATGTCTTACATATCTGATCTGGACGAAGACCTTGCACAGCTTCAAACCCCATTTTCTTCAAAGCAAGAGGACGAGTCGTGTGAGATCCCTAGCTCTTGTGGTGTGATGTGGGAGAATGATTCAGATCCAGTAGTTGCGGGTGACGAAATGGTGATCATAAGTTCGGAAACCACTCTTCCTGAACATCTCTACACGGCTAATGCTCAACAGTGTTTCAGAAGAATGTGTAAGAACATTAGTGTGCAGAACCTGCAAGCTCTAGATGCTCAACCAATCAGGAAAATACTCAGAAATGCCTCTATGCATTCAATCTATTCAGAGGTAGATGATTTCATAGATCCTTTTTACCATGTGAACACTTCAGGCTCAAAGAGCTTGTCTGATGATGAAGAGGAAGTAGAAACCAGTGGCATCACGTTTTCTGAAATAATCCAGTATCTCTTCGGTGAGGATGAACCTGAGCATTGTGCGTCTCGTGCAGACAACATAGCTGCTTTGCACCTTGATGGAACAGGCACTTCTCTGCCTGAGATGTATGACCATTTCTTCTCAGAGTTTGATGCTGGAAGCTTTGTTTATCCAATTGTGGAAGAGTCAAGTGGAGATAAAATAGTTCCCATTTTCTCCTGCTCCCGCACAGCTAACAGAAACCTTCAGTTCCCAGAGGCATATGACTATTTCTTCCCAGATTCCCCTGACGAAGATGAGGAGAACGAGAACACGGTTATCAAGGTAGTGACACGGTATGACCATAAGTCTCCCAACCATGATCCTGTTGACATGTATGAGCACTTCTTTTCTGAAGATCAGAGTGACTTCCTCTGGACGAACCCTCTTTCACTTAGAAGA from the Ctenopharyngodon idella isolate HZGC_01 chromosome 22, HZGC01, whole genome shotgun sequence genome contains:
- the LOC127505078 gene encoding PGC-1 and ERR-induced regulator in muscle protein 1 isoform X3, which translates into the protein MDDFEYSVHISDQDWDCFFQECEDCDLLSPVLASREDSGMSDIDEMGCHFLDRTLAVDTASTEPDPDLQIDGPPDCEGSPVYNYLSKYGIRSPEQVLSGSEEDLHLQTVNLFFEQLKSVTENEQQLEQSHVFNWGSEETGHLEGLIDKQDILSVDTGPSGRNEASLIGKIAKQGVVNTWGDIASEKARKPESANAQEDASKSNTELLIGGKALSTPLITVRMKDKHQGRCGDISKDLKPETKPPDKEKMVTVNRKDMADPIPARQNIAQLDTRNSFDSKDSAVSQIPVSPSNLRRKRRKKKRIGIEPVEPGCEAQIHIHQSESEEERFIQREEMNNLPSNVWKTEHISLQRSKTTQNTDLLQPRNMFDFEASADLKSSKSLPVSFTSNFGTIPLKPEAVHTSFNTMSKSMHDMSLVNKGQLKTEIPPLPRIDKVLNLQESGLNMVKFDPALHLETWTGIRETLSAPLNDNSDAGYQRKSLLSPNISIAADSTEPPSSIVSFKLTKDKDISCLGNETDCSVFKNEQTMTSKRNFVEISDSKESSLSLTEKMDGVETCLDGPETFTCSQDAPQKQKLCIQMNISEYQSNSTPQIIEINMNIPINETDAKTERPMSDNIYHRTDESHIQSRNETSEALIVNASPIKPGNSYESDDKRDISANEVAVSASGEQLFCGKSTRSSEHISGPTQDVSELPHNTLAEMKYTSSAESKSGAKDLESVSLDAADHLPCPVYAISSFWNEMEKLTINDILRIRQIGNTQQTSVLTQLEDGSIADTTDAGDSGYFTQPDDSKPDRLSGDMSYISDLDEDLAQLQTPFSSKQEDESCEIPSSCGVMWENDSDPVVAGDEMVIISSETTLPEHLYTANAQQCFRRMCKNISVQNLQALDAQPIRKILRNASMHSIYSEVDDFIDPFYHVNTSGSKSLSDDEEEVETSGITFSEIIQYLFGEDEPEHCASRADNIAALHLDGTGTSLPEMYDHFFSEFDAGSFVYPIVEESSGDKIVPIFSCSRTANRNLQFPEAYDYFFPDSPDEDEENENTVIKVVTRYDHKSPNHDPVDMYEHFFSEDQSDFLWTNPLSLRRVRRTGFTIPEENTCSGELVPVKTFPKGIIQPINALGPNGSTFPDSLLLNLENSIFQQLAEQQKKCMEMQTVVADPRLDAPFLPLKQADMCLVCIAFASWVLKSTGSGADTWKAALLANVSALSAIRYLRRHKREEVSGKTSLRQIESA
- the LOC127505078 gene encoding PGC-1 and ERR-induced regulator in muscle protein 1 isoform X1 produces the protein MDEFRAPARQIPSLSAVSKCFLVPPAHRACGVPLLLRRTHFKGHSLCLKLLKWCERLTALGHLYFHTIEQECEDCDLLSPVLASREDSGMSDIDEMGCHFLDRTLAVDTASTEPDPDLQIDGPPDCEGSPVYNYLSKYGIRSPEQVLSGSEEDLHLQTVNLFFEQLKSVTENEQQLEQSHVFNWGSEETGHLEGLIDKQDILSVDTGPSGRNEASLIGKIAKQGVVNTWGDIASEKARKPESANAQEDASKSNTELLIGGKALSTPLITVRMKDKHQGRCGDISKDLKPETKPPDKEKMVTVNRKDMADPIPARQNIAQLDTRNSFDSKDSAVSQIPVSPSNLRRKRRKKKRIGIEPVEPGCEAQIHIHQSESEEERFIQREEMNNLPSNVWKTEHISLQRSKTTQNTDLLQPRNMFDFEASADLKSSKSLPVSFTSNFGTIPLKPEAVHTSFNTMSKSMHDMSLVNKGQLKTEIPPLPRIDKVLNLQESGLNMVKFDPALHLETWTGIRETLSAPLNDNSDAGYQRKSLLSPNISIAADSTEPPSSIVSFKLTKDKDISCLGNETDCSVFKNEQTMTSKRNFVEISDSKESSLSLTEKMDGVETCLDGPETFTCSQDAPQKQKLCIQMNISEYQSNSTPQIIEINMNIPINETDAKTERPMSDNIYHRTDESHIQSRNETSEALIVNASPIKPGNSYESDDKRDISANEVAVSASGEQLFCGKSTRSSEHISGPTQDVSELPHNTLAEMKYTSSAESKSGAKDLESVSLDAADHLPCPVYAISSFWNEMEKLTINDILRIRQIGNTQQTSVLTQLEDGSIADTTDAGDSGYFTQPDDSKPDRLSGDMSYISDLDEDLAQLQTPFSSKQEDESCEIPSSCGVMWENDSDPVVAGDEMVIISSETTLPEHLYTANAQQCFRRMCKNISVQNLQALDAQPIRKILRNASMHSIYSEVDDFIDPFYHVNTSGSKSLSDDEEEVETSGITFSEIIQYLFGEDEPEHCASRADNIAALHLDGTGTSLPEMYDHFFSEFDAGSFVYPIVEESSGDKIVPIFSCSRTANRNLQFPEAYDYFFPDSPDEDEENENTVIKVVTRYDHKSPNHDPVDMYEHFFSEDQSDFLWTNPLSLRRVRRTGFTIPEENTCSGELVPVKTFPKGIIQPINALGPNGSTFPDSLLLNLENSIFQQLAEQQKKCMEMQTVVADPRLDAPFLPLKQADMCLVCIAFASWVLKSTGSGADTWKAALLANVSALSAIRYLRRHKREEVSGKTSLRQIESA
- the LOC127505078 gene encoding PGC-1 and ERR-induced regulator in muscle protein 1 isoform X2, which translates into the protein MTGGACGVPLLLRRTHFKGHSLCLKLLKWCERLTALGHLYFHTIEQECEDCDLLSPVLASREDSGMSDIDEMGCHFLDRTLAVDTASTEPDPDLQIDGPPDCEGSPVYNYLSKYGIRSPEQVLSGSEEDLHLQTVNLFFEQLKSVTENEQQLEQSHVFNWGSEETGHLEGLIDKQDILSVDTGPSGRNEASLIGKIAKQGVVNTWGDIASEKARKPESANAQEDASKSNTELLIGGKALSTPLITVRMKDKHQGRCGDISKDLKPETKPPDKEKMVTVNRKDMADPIPARQNIAQLDTRNSFDSKDSAVSQIPVSPSNLRRKRRKKKRIGIEPVEPGCEAQIHIHQSESEEERFIQREEMNNLPSNVWKTEHISLQRSKTTQNTDLLQPRNMFDFEASADLKSSKSLPVSFTSNFGTIPLKPEAVHTSFNTMSKSMHDMSLVNKGQLKTEIPPLPRIDKVLNLQESGLNMVKFDPALHLETWTGIRETLSAPLNDNSDAGYQRKSLLSPNISIAADSTEPPSSIVSFKLTKDKDISCLGNETDCSVFKNEQTMTSKRNFVEISDSKESSLSLTEKMDGVETCLDGPETFTCSQDAPQKQKLCIQMNISEYQSNSTPQIIEINMNIPINETDAKTERPMSDNIYHRTDESHIQSRNETSEALIVNASPIKPGNSYESDDKRDISANEVAVSASGEQLFCGKSTRSSEHISGPTQDVSELPHNTLAEMKYTSSAESKSGAKDLESVSLDAADHLPCPVYAISSFWNEMEKLTINDILRIRQIGNTQQTSVLTQLEDGSIADTTDAGDSGYFTQPDDSKPDRLSGDMSYISDLDEDLAQLQTPFSSKQEDESCEIPSSCGVMWENDSDPVVAGDEMVIISSETTLPEHLYTANAQQCFRRMCKNISVQNLQALDAQPIRKILRNASMHSIYSEVDDFIDPFYHVNTSGSKSLSDDEEEVETSGITFSEIIQYLFGEDEPEHCASRADNIAALHLDGTGTSLPEMYDHFFSEFDAGSFVYPIVEESSGDKIVPIFSCSRTANRNLQFPEAYDYFFPDSPDEDEENENTVIKVVTRYDHKSPNHDPVDMYEHFFSEDQSDFLWTNPLSLRRVRRTGFTIPEENTCSGELVPVKTFPKGIIQPINALGPNGSTFPDSLLLNLENSIFQQLAEQQKKCMEMQTVVADPRLDAPFLPLKQADMCLVCIAFASWVLKSTGSGADTWKAALLANVSALSAIRYLRRHKREEVSGKTSLRQIESA